A region from the Bradyrhizobium erythrophlei genome encodes:
- a CDS encoding BA14K family protein has protein sequence MKDIQAHLDKIRSDAAECLLVSTLVGDGKREVFAKTAQHLNALASEVEKTIATNGADKGTRGESEHVARAGDPEAAIATNIAATHLPQAARPRRVLPWLLVIVIGGLVGAFFWANNPAKTYWSLSNLQSKHEPAPAPQDETKQAIAALLSGQQAERKILMEQLSGLGARLDNLATALENLKISRAEIVGPSSKESIGAEEKPPAAETTPAAPEEKPVRKDENPTSTLENPAAAKQLDGAPRATESPPIEPADRVGAIPVPARRAELDQRKPTIGPAGCTQFRSFDPVSGTYTTLDGRRRQCR, from the coding sequence GAAAACGGGAAGTTTTCGCCAAGACAGCCCAACACTTGAACGCCCTCGCTTCGGAAGTTGAAAAGACGATAGCTACAAACGGCGCGGATAAGGGCACGCGCGGCGAGAGCGAGCATGTGGCTCGCGCGGGAGATCCCGAAGCGGCGATTGCCACTAATATCGCTGCCACCCATCTGCCACAGGCGGCGCGACCGCGCCGTGTGCTTCCGTGGCTCTTGGTTATTGTTATCGGAGGCCTTGTCGGGGCTTTCTTCTGGGCGAACAACCCGGCTAAAACTTATTGGTCTCTATCTAACTTGCAGTCAAAACACGAGCCGGCGCCCGCACCACAGGACGAAACAAAACAGGCTATAGCCGCTCTTCTATCTGGCCAGCAGGCGGAGCGGAAGATATTGATGGAACAGCTGAGCGGGCTTGGCGCACGTCTAGATAATCTCGCGACAGCCCTGGAAAATCTCAAGATATCACGTGCCGAAATTGTGGGACCGTCCAGCAAAGAATCCATTGGCGCTGAAGAAAAGCCCCCTGCTGCGGAGACCACACCAGCGGCCCCGGAAGAGAAGCCGGTTCGTAAAGACGAGAACCCTACTTCCACCTTGGAAAATCCGGCCGCGGCAAAACAACTGGACGGCGCCCCACGCGCGACCGAAAGCCCGCCTATTGAGCCTGCCGATCGGGTTGGGGCAATTCCGGTTCCTGCAAGGCGAGCCGAGCTTGACCAGCGCAAACCGACTATCGGCCCCGCTGGCTGCACGCAGTTCCGCTCGTTCGATCCGGTATCCGGGACGTACACGACGTTGGATGGGCGGCGGCGCCAGTGCCGGTAG